The genomic segment CTGAGGAACTTATCCCCGCCCTCGAGTCTTGCCGCAATCATATAGGAATAATATCCTATGTTGCTTCGGAGGACTTGGATGCATATGCGAGGGGCGGATTGGAGCCAGAACGCCAGCGTTTCCAGGCAAGGGTTCGGCGAATCCATGCAGGCGAGCTTTGTCGGTGACCTCGCCGTCGCAGGAATACTTTCCTTGGTGGCGCGCGAACGCCGCGTGCCGGTCGGGTTGCTGCTGCATAAGTCGCGCTGCGCTGCCGACGTCGCCGAGGCCCGGCAATTGGCCATGTACCTCATGCATGTCGTCCTGCAGCGGCCCATGACCGAGATCGGGGCCTTCTTCGGCCGCGACCGCACCACGGTGTCCCATGCCTGCCATTGCGTGGAGGACAAGCGCGACGACGCGGCGTTCGACAGCGAAGTCATCCGGCTCGAGGCAGCGATAGACGAGATCACCGGCAGCCTCCCCAAATGGCTCGCGCGCGCCGGAGTGGCCCATGCAGCCTGACCGCAACACCATGCGTTTCGTGCGCGCGCTCATCGGCGGCGCCACGGGCAGGCGCGTCGGAGAGGCTTATGGTCTCCAGGCAGGCGAGGCCAGATTGCGTGCTCCCGAGCGGGTCGTAGCGCGGCTCGCGGCGGACGGCGTGCTCGAAGCGGACGGGCATACCTGCCGCGCCGGTTCGGGAGCCAGGACCTGGCTGCGCCGCAACAGCCTCGAGGCCGAACACTTCGCCGGCCAGCATCGCGAACTGGTGAAGACGGAGGAGGGGCTCAATCGCAATCTCGCCGAGAGCCCGCTGGCTCGTCTCGCGCGGCCCGCCAGGGGTGAAAGCCAGGCCTTTCTCGACAGGGCCCAGCTTGAGGCAGGCGAGCGGGTCCGGCGCCTTGCCGAACGGGCTCGGCTGCAACCGCGTCTCACCATGAGCTATTCGGCCACCCACACCGTCAACGCCAAGTCGGGGGCGGGTGCGGGAGAGATCAGCGACCTGGCGGCCGATGCCCGTCGCCAGCTTCAGGACATCGTGCGGTCGCTGCCGCCGGACTGTGCCAGCGTCGTCCTGGATGTCTGCGGCTTTTCCAAGGGCCTGCAGCTTGTCGAGGCCGAGCGCGGCTGGCCGCGACGCAGCGCCAAGCTGGTGCTGCGCATCGGACTCGACCAGGTGGCCCGCCACCTGGGATTGAGCGCCGCCGCCCAGGGGCCACAGCGCGTGCGCCAGCGCGGCTGGATGGGCGAGGACGCCCGGCCGAGTGTCTTCGGCTAGACGCGGGAGGTTGCTTCCGAGCGGATGCGATTGACCATGGCCACCAGGCCATTGGACCGCTGCGTGGTGAGGTGCTCGCGCAGGCCCAGTTCATCGAAAAGCGCGATGGCATCGGTCTGGGCGATCTCGCGAGCCGGGCGGCCCGAATAGATGGCGACCAAGATGGCGACCAGGCCACGGACGATCATCGCGTCGGACTCGCCGCGATAGGTGAGGTTCTCACCGTCCTCGGAGGAAACCAGCCAGACCTGGGAAACGCAGCCATGAACCCTGTTGGCCTCGCTGCGCTCCTCGGGAGCCAGTGGCGGAAGGGCCTGCCCCAGTTCAATGATGTAGCGATACCGGTCTTCCCAATCGTCAAGGAACGAGAGGTTTTCGGCGATATCGAGGAAGGCTTGCGGCTGGGTCATGCCCACTACTTAGTGCAAGCGCCGGGTCAATCCAACACCGGGCCGGTGTTTTGAAGCGCCGTCCCAAAACAAAAAGAGCTGCAAACACGGGGCAGCGTGCTTGCAGCTCAAACCGGACCCATGGCCGCCCTGCGGGGGCTTGGCGGCAACGTCCGGCACTAACCCAGCCAGGCCGGCCGCGGCCGCGGGACCGGGGCCGTCGCTTCGGTCGTGGAAATCTGCATGGGTGTGACCGGAGCGGGAGCGGGCAGGGCAGCACTCGTGACAGCGGCAGAGAGGAGGGCTTTGCCGCCGACGCATTGCAGGGTGTTGCATTCGGTCTTGTCGATCTGCTGGACGATTGCCGACTGGCCCGCCGCCAGGGCCTGGCTCGTCACGGCGCCCGCCGCGGCGGGGAGGTCTACCCCGGGCCGGATCACCATGAAGGCCACTGTCAGCCAGAACGCCGATTTCAGAATGAACCTCAAGATCGCTGCTCCACCAGAGCGGTACTCGGCCGCCTCTTGCACCTGCAACATTATGACCGGCGCTTTAATGGCGGATGGGACCAATCGATAAAATTTGAATCAATTGCCGCCGATCGTGCGCAAGGACTTGTTTACGCTACCGCCGGAAACCGACCGCAGAACAAGCACTTCGCCACGGGAAACAGGAGCCGGCCGGGGTGCACTTAATTCTGTCTTAGGTCTTCGATGAAAGGGTGATTCCACGAATAAAGGGGCAAACCCCGGTGAGTTTTGTGATGCGTAGCCTTTTCTCTTTGGGCCTCGGCAAAGAGACGTCCAATCCTGTTGCTTCGGGCAGCGGGCGGCCAGAGATTCTGCGTCGCCGGACCTTGGACGTGGGCTCGCGCGTCTTCATCGTTGCGGGCGTTCTCGCGCTTCCTTTTGCGCTTTATACCCTGATCGGCGGGGTGCTGGTGCCGTTCGTGGCGGCCGTGATTGCCCTCGTCGCCGGCATGATGAGCATGGCGCTGCACCAGCGCGGCCAGTACGAGCGGTCCGCCGCCGCGCAGGTCTATGGCATGGGCTCTATCGGCGCCGTAATGGCGCTGGCCCATCCGCTCTTCGTCGATTTCGGCCTGGCGACCGCCCTCATGGCCCCGATCTATGCAGCGCTTATGTCGCGCGGCGCGTTGCGCAAGCGCAGCTGGGTTTTCGTCGCCGTGGCGCTCATCGCCTCGGGCGTCACCGCCCTCAAGTTCGTCGTGCTGCCGGCGGCGCTTGCGCCGGGATTCGGCGGCATCGGCGCCTTCGTGGTTTCGGTGCTGCTCGTCGGCTTCGCTGCGGCGCGCCTTGGCGCGGGCTTCGAAGTCCACGACGCCAGCAAGATCAAGACCTACCGCCATCTCATCGAGCACGTGCAGGACGCCGTGATGCGATTCGGCGATGACGGCGAAGTTCTCTTCTCGTCCCATTCGGCCGAGCGCCTCTTCGGCTGCCGTCGCTACGAACTCTCGCGCGGCGGCCTGGGCGAACGCATCCATGTGCTCGACCGCCCGACCTACCTCACCGCCTTCGCCGACGCCAACCAGGACGGCAAGGCGCGCACTATCGAAGTGCGCATGCGCCGGGACGACCCGGAAGGCACCGCACGCGCGCCCCAGTTCATCTGGGTGGAAGTCGCCTTCTCGCCCGTCGTCGAGAACGACATGGCCGGCTCGCGCCATGAGGTGGTGGCGCTCTATCGCGACATCACCAGCCGCAAGGATGGCGAGGACGCGATGAAGGCGGCCCGGCAGGCCGCCGAGGATGCCTCGAACGCCAAGTCGCGGTTCCTCGCCACGATCGGCCACGAACTGCGCACCCCGCTCAATGCCATCGTCGGGTTCTCCGAGATGATGTCGACCGGCATCGGCGGCGAACTGTCGCCGACCCACAAGGAATATGCCGGCCTTATCCACCAGAGCGGCCATCACCTGCTCGACGTGGTCAAGATGCTGCTCGACATGTCCAAGATCGAAGCGGGCAAGTTCGAGCTCCAGACCGAAGCCTTCGCGCCTTCGGCGCTGGTCGAGCCGAGCCTGCAGATCGTGGGGCCGATGGCCAGCACCCGCAACATCACCATCCGCACCGATATCCCCTCGGTGCTGCCCATGCTGACCGCCGACGAGCGCGCCTGCCGGCAGGTGGTGATCAACCTGCTCTCGAACGCCATCAAGTTCAGCCACGACTATGGCGTGGTGACCCTGTCCATGAAACGGCAGGGCCAGAACCTCAACATCTCGGTACGCGACAACGGCATCGGCATGGGGCCCGAATCGATCCGTCGCCTGGGCGAACCCTTCTTCCAGGTGCATGACGGGCTAGCCCGCCAATACGAGGGCACCGGGTTGGGGCTGTCGATCGTCAAGGGCCTGGTGGACCTGCACGAAGGCTCCATGCACGCGGTTTCCGAGATCGGCGTGGGGACAACGATGACGGTTTTACTCCCGGTAAACGGTCCGGCGATTAAGCTACCCGAAACGGCATCTGTCACACCTATCCGCCGCGAACCGAGCGTGCAGCAAACTCCCGCATGGCAAGACGCAAGAAAAAGAAGAGCTTTATGACGGCAACCGTGCTGACCCGCCTGCCCGTGATGGCGGGCGGAGCCGTTGCGTCCTCCGCAGGGCGCATCGGCCTGTGGGCAATATCGCATTTCGCCAGGGCACCGCTCGCCTATAGCAGCGTGTTCGTGCTCACCACCCTTTCGGTGATGGCGGCCAACAATGCGCTCTTCAACCAGCAGCATCGCCACCCGGCGCCCCTGTTCTCGGGCACCGCCACCGCCCAGGCCATGGCCCCGGTGACGGAGGATGTCGCCGAAGTGCAGCCGGCCGTGCGCCAGACCGCGACCCGGCAAGTGCAGCCCGACTACATCAGCGATCCCGTCAGCCCGCAGACGACCGCCAGCGTTTCCCAGCGCGCCACCATCGCCGACGTTCCCGATGGCGAGCCGATCGGCAACTCGCGCGTCTTCGAAGTGCAGAAGAAGCTCGCCCAGCTTCGCCTCTTCGACGGCAAGGTGGACGGCTATTACGGGCCGATGACGGCCTCGGCCATCCGCAAGTTCGAAGCCGCCGCCGGGCTCAAGCCGCAGGGCGCGCTGACCGAGGACGTGGTCAACATGATCCTGCGGGCGCCCGTCAACGACCAGATGACGATGCTGGTGCAGGGACAGTCCCAGGAGCCCGCCGCGCTGCCGCAGCAGCGGCTGGTCCAGCAGATGGCCGCCAATGGCAATGTCTACGTGGCGCCCCAGCAGCCCGTGGCCCAGCAACAGGCCGTGCCGCCGCTGGTCTTCAGCCAGCCCGCCCAGCAGCAGGTCGCGGTGCGCAGCGAGCAGCCGGTGCTGATCGCCCAGCAGGTCAAGCCGACGGCCGAGGATGTCTTCGACGAAGTCGCCAACGGCGCGGCCAACGCCTTCGATACGGTGGCCAATACGGTCGGCGAATGGGTCAACCAGCCCGGCGCCGTGCGTCAGATCCCGGCGGCGCGCAATACGCAGACGCCCCAGCCGCCCGCACAGCTCGTCACCACGCGGCAGGCGACGGAACAACCCCCGGCCCAGCAACGCGTGACCGCCCCGTCGGTGCAGACCGCTTCGCTCCAGGCGCCGGCCAGCGCCACGTCCTCCACGGACCCGCAACTGGTCTCCAAGGTGCAGCGCGGCCTCGCGAGCCTGGGCTTCCTCGCCGGCTCGGTCGATGGCGTGCCAGGCGAGGCGACCGCCAAGGCGATTCGCAATTTCGAGGTCTACTACAACTACGACGTGACGGGGAAAGTCACCCCGCAGCTCGTGGACATGCTGGTGGCAGCCGGAGCCGTGATATAGGGCTCTGCCATGAGCCAGCTCCGCACGGACCTATGGTGCGCCGCCTTCATCCGGCGCCACAACAATATCGGCCAGTTCTGCGTCGTGTCGCGCCGGGGTGATCCCGTCGCGGGACAGGTGTTCATCGAGGTCGATCACCTCAACGGCACCGTCTCACTGTTCGCCCCGGCCTCGGCTGTCGCCCGCACAGAGGACGAAGGGAGCGCCGACCGGCTGTTCAGCCTGCGCTTCGACCATGTCGAACCGGCGAAGGTGCGCGAGCGGCTGGCGCGCGAGGAGGACTTCGACCCCGATTTCTGGGTGCTGAGCGTGGAAACGCGCGAGAGCGACCTGGGGCTCGATATCGCCCCAGGCGCGTGAGGCTGGCCTAACTGGCGCGGCGGTTGTCGCTTCCGCAGCCCGAGCGCGGACGGGCGCAGACGGCCATGTCGCCCATGAAGCGGTGCAGGAGCACGTTGAAGTGGTCCGGCTTCTCCCAGAACGGGGCATGGCCGGCGCCGCCGATGACGTTGACCTTGCCGCTCCACAGGTTCTGGTAGGCGAGGTTGCCGACATAGGACAGGCGGGCCACGGGCTCGAACTCGCCATCGACCATGGCGATGGGAACGGGCGATCTCTCCACGACGCGCTTCTGGTCCGAATCGAGACCCTTCATGGTGGCCTTGAAGACGCCGGTGCGCGCATGGCCATCGGTCCGGCGCACATTCTCGATGAACCCGGCGGGCGGTTCGCTGTCGCGGAAGCAAAGGCGGGTGAAGCGCGCGATATCCTCGTCGCTGAAGTGCTCCTTGGAGGCCAGCAGCATGTCGCGGTGCATCTGGAAGCCGCGCAGCAGCCCGATCGGCCCGCGATTGACCGGCGGCGCGCCGGTGAGCATGAGCCCAACCACACGCGGATCGGTCGCCAGCAGCTCGATGCCGATATGGCCACCCAGCGACCAGCCATAGACGGCGACCTTGTTGACGGAGAGTTCGTCGAGCACCTCGCTCACCACCTTGGCGAAGCCGCCGAAGGAATAGGTGCCCGCCGGATCGACGGCGTTGCTGGATTCCCCATGCCCGGGCAGGTCGATGGCGATGACGCGGTACATCTCGCCCAGGGCGGTGTTGATCTGTTTATCGAACACTTCCTTGGAGGCGCCGGCTCCGTGGATCATGAGCAGCGGCAGGCCATATCCAGCGGTCTCGCGGACCCGAATGGTGGCGTAAGGAGTGGCGATGGTCTTGTCTATTGCGGGCATGGCGGCCCCGTCTCCAGGATATAACCATGCTATCGTTTCATTTGGATATGTATTTGGCGTTGAGACTTGTGGTGAACAAATGCATATCTGACCCGGAGTATTTGGTTACGCTGGGGAGCTGAAGCCAATGACTGTCCAAGAGACCGAAGGCGCCGGTGGTTATGTGCTGGGGCACTCCGATCGCGAGCTCGAACGGCTCGAACGGCAGGCCACATTCTTTGGAGACATGACCCGCGAGGTGCTGGTTCGGGCGGGGATCGAGCCGGGCATGCGCGTGCTCGACCTTGGATGCGGCGTCGGCGACGTGTCGATGATCGCGGCCGACCTCGTCGGCGCGGACGGCGAGGTGGTGGGCATCGACATTTCGCCGGATGCCCTGGCCGTCGCCACGCGGCGCGCCCAGGCCTCGGGCCGGGCCATCGCCGAATTCGTCCATAGCAGGATCGACGATTACCAGGGCATCGACGGGTTCGACGCCATCGTCGGCCGCTTCATCATGGTGCACCTGCCCAAGTCAGGGGAGACGCTGGGGCGCCTCGTGCGCGAGGCGCGGCCCAACGCCATCTTCGCCTTCGCCGAGATGGACCTGGATACAGTTTCCGCCAGCGGGGAAACGCCCTTGCTCGACCAGTGCGTGGCCTGGGTTGCAGAGGTCTATCGCCGGGCCGGGCTCGACCCCAATCCCGGCGCCGGGCTCTTTGCCACCTTCAAGGCGGCAGGGCTGCACCCGCAGATGTTCGGGATGACCCGGATCGGGGACAGCCAGGACATGCCGGGCTTCGCGTTCCTGGCCGAATCCGTGCGCAGCATGCTGCCGATGATCGAAAAGCTCGGCATCGCCAGCCCGCAGGACATCGGCATCGACACGCTGCGCGAGCGGCTGCTGGCCGAAGCAGCCCAGGCCGATACCTGCGTCTTCTATCCGCGCTTCGTGGGCGGCTGGGGACGGGTGCAGTAGCGGGCTACTCGGCCGGCTCCTCGAACAGCCCGGTGGGCAGACCATCGATGCTGAACTGGTTCTTCTCGCGCCGGTAGGCATCCAGGCCGACGTCCTTTTCCTTGGCCTCGGCCCAGCGCGCCAGGGTAGGGCGCTCCCCGGCGTAGTCGAAAAGGGGGACGCCGAAGCCGCACGAGGTCTGCACCAGGTCGATATCGAGCGAAGCGATCTGGCGGGCGCCCAGCGGTTCCTCGTTGTAGTGCGCGGCCAGGAGCTCCCCATATTCGGCGCTGCCTTGCGCGATGATGCGACCCTTCCCGTAAAGGCGAAGAATCTTGGGCGGGCCCTCGAACGAGCAGAACATGATCGTCATGCGGCCATCCACGCGCGTGTGCGCCGCCGTCTCGTTGCCGCTTCCGGTGAGATCGAGATAGACGACGCGATTGGGCGAGAGAACGCGAAGGCAGTCCGTGGGGCGCGGGGAGATGTTGACGCGCGAGCCGGCGGTCGCCGTCGCGGTAAAGAATATCTTCTGGCGCGAAATGAACTCGGACTGGACGCCGTCGATATCGGGATATTGCTTGGCCATGGCGGCACCTCCGGACCGGTTCTAGTCGAACCGGCTGGAACTGTCACCACGACCTAAGTCGTCGTCAACCGGCGCGACGGGTGCCGATGCGCGAGAGCGCGGCGAGGGCCTCGTTGAGCACCGGATTGCGTTCGGTGCGCTCGGCCGGGCGGCGGCCATCGGCAAAGGGCCTGTACTCTGGCTTGGTGAGCTCGAGCAGGTTCACGTCGCCGCGCCACGAGCTCATCAGGAACGCCATCGAATCGGGCGTGACCGTATCGAACATGCGCGCGAACTCGGTCAGCACCGGCGATTTGTCGTCATCGTGCGAGGTGGCGTGGATGAGGACCTTAAGGCCCTCATAGGCCGTGGCTCCGAACGCGCGCAGGATCACGAAGAGCGCCGCCCCTGAAACGTCATGGGCGATCTGGCCGCAGCGGACTTCGTCCAGGCCCGTGATCTGGTGGAGGAGGCGCGTGACTTCGGGCCGGCGATTCTCGGCGAAGAGCTTCATGAGCGCGCGGGTGAGTTCATCCGTGGCGACCGTGATCTGCTCGATGGTCTTCTTGATCGGCGCCTCGGGCGTGCGGCGCTCGCCGAACGCCTTGATGACCTTGATGCGGTCAGACTCGTTGAGATCGAAGAAGGCGGGGGCGAGCAGGGCGCAATCGAAATCGTCGCGCGCCGCCAGCGACCAGGCGACCTGGTAATCCATCTGCGCGGAGCGGGCGAGGGCCGAGAGATAGGGGCCGCGCGGCACGATGGCCATGTTGGTGGCCAGGGCGCGATAGACGCGCCGGCTATTCATCTGGAAGAGCTTGGCCAGGGCGACGTTGGAAAGATCGGAGCGGCGCGCCAGCGAGGCGCAGGCCACGGCTTCGCCCTTGGCGATGACCTTGAGCATGGTCGCCTCGGACATGGCCGGGGCGTTGAGCAGGTAATCGGGCAGGTCGTCCCCGGCATTCTCCAGAACCAGTTCCTCGAGCATCTGGGAAAGGTGTTCCGAGCGCCCGAGCGTCGCCGCCGCCTTGGCGCGCGCGGTGGGCGCAGCGGTCGAGAACAGGCGCTGCACCAGGGCCTCGAACTGTTCACGCTCGGCAGAGGTGGGCTTTTCGCGCCGCGCATAGGCGTCGCAGGCCGCCACCAGCAGCGTGTTGGTGCGGTCAACGCCACCAGATTCGATCAGCAGCTGGAAAGTTTCATAGGGTTGGAAGCCGAGCATCGATCGCCTGAGCCAAAAGTCTGAAAAGTCGCAAAATGGGACGCAAATCGCGTCTCCATCACTCTTTCCAGAGATTCGTTAGCGGACTGTTAACCTTGACGATCTCTTAATGAAAACCGTCGGACATGCGGCGTTCGACACTTCGCCAGGAAGGCGGAGGCAGCAACAGGAGGCTGGCTTGGGAAAGCTCGTCCCGTTTGATCGACCGACGGAATCGGTCCCTAAACGCCCGCCCCTTTCGGGGCCGGGTCAGATATTGATTTTTACCGGGGTCCGGTATGAGCGTCACAACAGGCCAGAACCGGACAGCCGGACGACATCAGGCAAGCCGAAGCGGCGGCGCGGCCAGGGTTCTTAAAGGCCTGCTGGCGCTGGCGCTGGTCGGCACGGCCGCTGCATGCGCGCGGCCCGTGGGCGATTTCGGCCGGGCCCAGCCCAGCTTCACCCATGACGTGGTGATGCCCACGGTCGGCAAATGGCGCGCCAGCCAGGCGGGCGAGCCGGTCTCGAACTTCAACCAGACCGACCAGGAACGGCTGATGCACGACGTGGTCTGGCGCTTCCTCATCGCGCCGCACGGCCGCGACTGGGCGTTCGACACCTCCGTCGAGCTGCAGCGCACGCGCATTTATCCGGCGCGCGACGCCAAGTTCACCATCGACCGCTACTACGGCACGCTGCGCTCGGACGCCTACCAGTCATCGCGCGTGCGCTACAAGCGCGTGGGCAGCGATGTCGAAACCGACGTCGCGCTGATGCCGGCGGCCTTCGCGGCCATCTGCGAGGTGATCGAGGTCGACCGCCAGCGCGCCGAGGCCCTGCGCTCGCTGGCCATGGGCAGCCCGATGTCCACCGAGGCGGCGGCCCGGCAGGCCGAGAACGCGCAGTATATCGACTGGTTTACCCGGGCGGTGCGCTATCGCTATGATTCGTATTCCTACGCGCTCGACCACCTGCTGGTGGAAACGCCCCATGAAGAGGCCCGGGCGGTGGACGCGAGCCTGAGCAAGCTGCTGGCCTACGTGGATGCGGCGGAACGCGCCGATTTCTGCCGTGGCGCCGGAGCCTTCAATGGCGGCCACCCGAGCAAGTCGCTGCCCTCGCGCGTCTACATGACGCCCAGGGACTACGAAGGCGAATATCGCAAGTAGCGCCGCTACTCGGCTGCCAGCCCGAACTTGGTGATATCGGCCGCCGCCATGGTGCGGCGCGCCAGCTCGGCCGCCTTGACGTAAAGCGCGTATTCGATGTCGGACTGGGAGGTGCCCGGTTCGGCGTCGGTCCATACCTTGAGGGTGATCGGGTGCTCGCTGACCCGGCCCCCCGAGACTTCGCGCAAGGTAACCCTGGCAACCGCGAGAATCCGGCCGGGAAGCGTGGGATGGGGGCGAATCTCGGAAAGACTCCAGTCCTTTAGCTGGAAAGACATCGCGCTCACTCCATACGAATCCTAGTCAAGGCCGGGACTATGGCTCCTGCCCTCGCGTCGAGGGAACGTAGTTTTGCCGGTTTGCACAGATAGTGCCCGGTCCCGAGCGCTCCTTCCTAATGAACGGCAGATGAACGGGCGGTTAGCACCGTGTTCAAGCTTGTTCGGCCATAAGGCGGCCAAACAGAGTAAATTTTCCGGAGACAATTCCCGTGCCATTCTATGCAAGACGGATCGCCGCGGCCGCTGCGGCACTTGCGCTGCTGGCGACTCCAACGCTGGCGGCGGACATCGCCAAATCGCCCGTGGGCGTCTGGCAGACCGAACAGGGCGACGCGCGCTTCAGGGTTTCCCTGTGCGGCGACGGCAAGCAGCTATGCGCCAAGCTGACCTGGCTGCGCCAGGACGTCCGCAGCGCCGAGAACCTGCGCTATCTTAACAAATACGTGGTGCAGGGCGCCATGCCCGTGCAGGTCAACAAGTGGCGCGGCACGGTGAGCTATAACGGGGAAACCCTTTCGGGCTCGGTGACGCTGGCCGGCGATGTGATGAGCCTGCAGGGCTGCAAGGGCATCTTCTGCCAGTCCATGTCGTTCCAGCGCCTCTGATTTTTCGCGTTTTTTTGGGCGCCGGAACTTATCCCCCATCCGGCGACCGAGCTAAAGGGCTGCTTTTGCGGCCCTTTTTGTTTTGGCGGCGCCGCATTGCCGGACTTATCCGTGCGTGACGGCGATCCGCTATAGTTTTGCTACGGTCGCAGAAATGGGCCTAGCGCTCCCTCTCCGGCATCAGCCGATAGCTGAACCGGTCGCGGATGCGGGCATTGAAGAAGCGCCCCTTGGAGAAGGCGGCGCGGAAGGCCTCGGCCGTCTGCGGCGGCACGGCGAGATAATCGTAGCGCTTGCCGGTCGGCACGAACCACACCGAGAGCGTGCGGCTCTGCGGATCGTACTTGAAATTCCTGATGGCGGTTGAGGGCATGCCGGCCTCCGCGCGTGGTTCACGAGGGTGAACGACGCGCGGAGCGCCCGGTTGCGGAAAGGAGCGGGGATGGACGATGACATGAAGGCGTTCTGGGCCGCGGTCCAGGTGGACTACGAGGGACGCGAACTCACCCTGGAAGCAGTCGCCATGCGGCACGGGCTCACGGTGGGGAAGCTCGCCTACGCTGCCCGTCAGCTGGGCTGGGCGCGCCGCTACCTCAAGCATCTCAACCTTGAAAACAGCATCAAGCGGATGTTCCGCGTGCTGGAAACCCACCTCATTCGGCTGGAGGCAACGGAAGTCACGATGAAGACGGAAAGCACCAAGGAAATCACCCTGCTGGCCAACATGTGCAAGACGCTCGAAAGGCTGATCGAGATCGACAATGCGCGGCCGATTCAAAAGCGCACCGGCAAGCAGGGCAAGGAAATGACGGAACTGACCAACCAGCTGGTGCGCCGGATTGAAAAGCTTAAGCGCGGATGAGCTGAGGGCGATCAGGGAATGCCTGCAATCGCTTGCGGACAACCACTCGCGCGAAGAGATCGCCAGGCTGATCCCCGATCGGTGGCATGAAACACTGCACTTCTACTGGCCCGCTTGGGCGCGCCCCCAGCAATTGCCGCCCGACGGCGATTGGACGACCTGGCTCATCATGGGAGGGCGCGGGTCCGGAAAGACGCTGGCGGGCGCGCAATGGGTGCGCGACCTGGCCACCGGGGAAAGCCCAGTCTCTCCCATCGCCCTGGTGGGCGAGACGATGACCGAGGCCATCGCGGTGATGGTGAAGGGCGTAAGCGGCATCCTGTCGGTGCATCCCGACGAGCAGCGGCCGGTGCTCAAGGGCACCTCGCTGGTCTGGCCTAATGGGGTCGAGGCGACGGTGCTCTCCGCTTCCGATCCCGACCGGTTTCGCGGCCCGCAATTCGCGGCGGCGTGGTGCGACGAGGTGGCCAAGTGGCCGCAGGCCGAAGAGGCCTGGGACATGCTCCAGTTCGGGCTGCGGCTGGGCGACAAGCCCCGGCAGCTGGCGACGACGACGCCCAAGCCCACCAAGCTGCTGCGGCGCCTGCTCGCCGATGAGCATACGGTCCTCACGCGCATGAAGACCGAGGATAACCGCCAGTACCTGGCGGAAGGATTTCTCGAAGCGGTGGTGGGGCGCTATCGCGGCTCGGTGCTCGGACGCCAGGAACTTGATGGCGAACTGATCGAGGATCTGCCCGACGCACTCTGGAACCGGGACATGTTCCGCCGCTTCCGCGGCGGCGAACTGGGCCGGGTGGTGGTGGCGGTCGACCCGCCCGTCACCGGCGGGCCCAAGGCCGATGCCTGCGGGATCGTGGTGACGGGGCAGGCGGGCGAAGGCGCGGCGGTGCTGGCGGACTACACGGCCTCGGGATTGCATCCGGTGAACTGGGCGCGCCGCGCCGTGCGGGCGTTCCGCGATTTCGAGGCCGACTGCAT from the Youhaiella tibetensis genome contains:
- a CDS encoding pyridoxamine 5'-phosphate oxidase family protein, which codes for MAKQYPDIDGVQSEFISRQKIFFTATATAGSRVNISPRPTDCLRVLSPNRVVYLDLTGSGNETAAHTRVDGRMTIMFCSFEGPPKILRLYGKGRIIAQGSAEYGELLAAHYNEEPLGARQIASLDIDLVQTSCGFGVPLFDYAGERPTLARWAEAKEKDVGLDAYRREKNQFSIDGLPTGLFEEPAE
- a CDS encoding DUF2336 domain-containing protein, producing the protein MLGFQPYETFQLLIESGGVDRTNTLLVAACDAYARREKPTSAEREQFEALVQRLFSTAAPTARAKAAATLGRSEHLSQMLEELVLENAGDDLPDYLLNAPAMSEATMLKVIAKGEAVACASLARRSDLSNVALAKLFQMNSRRVYRALATNMAIVPRGPYLSALARSAQMDYQVAWSLAARDDFDCALLAPAFFDLNESDRIKVIKAFGERRTPEAPIKKTIEQITVATDELTRALMKLFAENRRPEVTRLLHQITGLDEVRCGQIAHDVSGAALFVILRAFGATAYEGLKVLIHATSHDDDKSPVLTEFARMFDTVTPDSMAFLMSSWRGDVNLLELTKPEYRPFADGRRPAERTERNPVLNEALAALSRIGTRRAG
- a CDS encoding DUF2147 domain-containing protein, yielding MPFYARRIAAAAAALALLATPTLAADIAKSPVGVWQTEQGDARFRVSLCGDGKQLCAKLTWLRQDVRSAENLRYLNKYVVQGAMPVQVNKWRGTVSYNGETLSGSVTLAGDVMSLQGCKGIFCQSMSFQRL
- a CDS encoding KTSC domain-containing protein: MPSTAIRNFKYDPQSRTLSVWFVPTGKRYDYLAVPPQTAEAFRAAFSKGRFFNARIRDRFSYRLMPERER